DNA from Kitasatospora acidiphila:
CGGGGCGAGGTTCGTCGCCCGCCCGGCCGCCCGGCTCGGCCGGTTCGGGCGCCCTGGCGACCCTGGGCTATGGCGGGCGCGGGCTTCGTGTGCTCGGCGGCGGCGTACTCGGACGACCACGGAACCACGCATCTTGGGTACTTCGAGACCGCCGATGCCTACCAGGCCGTGACATGGGCGCAGACCCGCGTCGGACAGCTCGCTGAGCAGCTGCACCCGTGGACCGCCCCGTCCGCCATTACTTGGATGGCGAGTGTGGAGGAGGGGCGCGCCGCGATGGCCTCGCTCATGCTGGGCCAGCCGCTCCAGGTCGAGGTCGCGAACGCCGCACGGACACAGTACGTCGTGGTGGTCTCCAGGGCGCACAACGAGCAGCCCTCCAGGTGGTTGTCGTGAAGCCGAGCGGGGTCGCGAGGTCCGTGTCGACTCCTCGCCGGCCGATCCAGTTGCCTTCGCTGACCGCTGCCCCGAGTGCTCGTTCCTTTGACCACGGGAGCGAGGGCTGGGGAGGGCCGGGAACGCGTGAGCACTACTACGACGCCAAGGCCGACGAGGTGGAGGCTCGCCGCATCCGACACCGGCTGCTCGGCCTCGCAGAGCAGTGGTGGCCCGCAGCGACGGAAGACGAGCGGGACGCACTCGGCACCGTTGCCGCCGAACTCCTCGCAAACGTCGTCCGGCACGCTCCCGGACGCGTGACGGCGCTCTTGATCGACTCGGGCAACGGCAGCTGCGTGCTGGCCGTCGCCGATCAGAGCCCCACGGGACCGGTCACACGGCACGCGGAGCCTGGCCAGGCCGAGTCCGGCCTCGGCCTGGTCCTCGTCCAGGAGCTGACCAATAACTGGGGCTGGCACCCGATCCCGCGCGGCAAGGTCGTCTGGGCTCAACTGCCCATAAGCAGCGCCGCCTCGTGAAGCTCCGGCGGCCGCCGTCGGTAGAACCCGAGCGGCGGCCACCGGCACCAAGTCCCTCCCGGCGCTATCCGGGAGGTGCCTGAAATCAGTTCAACTCGCGATTCCAGAAGGGACCATGAACACTACCTTCGAGATCTGCAATGACGCTGGGAAGCCTGGGGGCGACCTGGTCGACAGCATCACCGTCGCTCTCCAGGCTGCTGCCCCCCTTGTCGAGCAGTTCTCCCAAATGCCGCTCCCGGACCGCGTGACGGTGCGCCTGCTGACGGTCGACGCGAGTTTGGACGTGTCGGCTCAGCATTTGAACCGCGGCTTCGCTGAAGCAGCGGAGCGCGTTGGGACGGAGAGAGCGCACCAGATGGCCGCGGTGCTTGCGGAAAGGGGCACTCGGCAGTACCGCCAGTCCGAACGGCTCATGAACCCCCTGCAGTTGGGCAAGGTCGTCTATGGTTCGGAGGACGGGGCTCCGCCAGAGCTGGTGATCACGCCAGCCGCTCACGGGGCGGCACGCTCCACTACGCGCATTCAAACCATGGTTTTCGCACACGAGTTGACCCACATAGCTCAGTGCCACAAGTGGCCCGGCATGCTCGCGTTCAACAACCTGCAGCAGCTCGAGATCACGCTGACCGGCCGGCCCCGCTCGGAGATGCGGTTGATTCCGCCGGTTAGCGAAGGGCACGCCATGGTCGTCTTCCGGCAGGTAGCCGATGAGCTGTTCGGGGCAGGCGCCAAGTTCCACGAGAAGGGCGATCGGGGGCCGACGCTGCGGTACTGGGCAACGGCGCTGCTGTCCTTGTTGCCTCCGCTGTGCTTGGTGCGTCTGATGTACAACCAGGGCACCAAGTTCATCAGGGCGGTCATGGCGGCTGGTGGTCCGCCGCTCGTACATTCCCTGTTCGAGGACGACGGAAAGCGCCTGCCCGTAGGGGTGGAAGTCGCCAGGCCAGGGCTGTGGTTGGCCCGTTTCGGCCCGGACGGCGGAGAGGCGTGAGACGGTCCCGGTGGCAGCCCACCCGGCACGGCATCGCCTCTGCGAGTGACGCCCGCACCGTCCTGCCGGCGGACATCGCGAGCCGGGGCCTCCCCTGGCCGGGGCCTGATACACCGGTCGACCTCGCAGTCCACCAACTCATCGACGTCATCCGCGAGTCCGTCTACCAGCCAGCGCGGTCCAGGCATGACGTACCTCCTGAAGCGGCTTGAATCCGTGCTCGCCTTAACCCATCACCAGTGAAGGAAGACGCTTATGGGAATCGCCACTCTCACCGACCTCGCCCCGTCACAGGAGAACTTCCTCGCGCTGGCTGCCAGCGCAAGGGACGAGAAGGTGTTTGAATCGCTGTTCATCTGGGGCGATCTGCAGACCCGCGACTATGCGACCGAGCTGTTCCGGCGCGGCGGCACATCGCAGGCTGACGTCGACGCGGCTGTCGCCGCGCGGCTCGCGCGGCGACAGTACATGGACGGCACCCGCACCTACCACGTCGTGATGACCGAGAGCACCTTGCTCTCGGGCTTCGGCGGACGAGAGGTGATGAACAATCAGCTCCGTTATCTACTGGAGGCCATGACCACGCCTGGCTTGACGCTCGGCATCATCCCGGCGACGGCTGAGATGCCGGTC
Protein-coding regions in this window:
- a CDS encoding ATP-binding protein is translated as MSTPRRPIQLPSLTAAPSARSFDHGSEGWGGPGTREHYYDAKADEVEARRIRHRLLGLAEQWWPAATEDERDALGTVAAELLANVVRHAPGRVTALLIDSGNGSCVLAVADQSPTGPVTRHAEPGQAESGLGLVLVQELTNNWGWHPIPRGKVVWAQLPISSAAS
- a CDS encoding Scr1 family TA system antitoxin-like transcriptional regulator; amino-acid sequence: MGIATLTDLAPSQENFLALAASARDEKVFESLFIWGDLQTRDYATELFRRGGTSQADVDAAVAARLARRQYMDGTRTYHVVMTESTLLSGFGGREVMNNQLRYLLEAMTTPGLTLGIIPATAEMPVVPGGGFAIINGVRVEFDDYEGHSTATDMAAVRRFNDAFDQLSNVAVFGDDARDLITAVIDAR